From Alphaproteobacteria bacterium, one genomic window encodes:
- a CDS encoding gluconokinase: MTEPTVVVIMGVAGCGKTTIGERLAKVLNAAFEEGDAYHDANSVEKMRAGTPLTGADRAPWLARLADAMDGWLAEGRRTVLACSALKAVYREALIGEREGVALVHLTGDEALIYARLAVRHNHYMPSTLLTSQLATLEPPMDCITAEIDGAPDEMVAEIRSQLQLPFAAKSISPVSRDE; encoded by the coding sequence ATGACTGAGCCGACGGTGGTGGTGATCATGGGTGTCGCGGGTTGCGGTAAAACCACCATCGGCGAGCGCCTTGCCAAAGTTCTGAACGCGGCCTTCGAGGAAGGCGATGCCTACCACGACGCAAACAGTGTAGAGAAGATGCGCGCTGGCACCCCGCTCACCGGTGCCGATCGCGCTCCCTGGCTCGCCCGCCTTGCGGATGCTATGGACGGCTGGCTGGCCGAGGGCCGACGCACTGTGCTTGCTTGCTCGGCGCTGAAGGCTGTCTATCGTGAGGCGCTGATTGGCGAGCGTGAGGGTGTCGCCCTGGTCCATCTCACCGGCGATGAAGCACTGATTTACGCCCGCCTCGCGGTGCGGCACAACCACTACATGCCGTCAACCCTGCTCACTAGCCAATTGGCGACCCTGGAGCCGCCCATGGATTGCATCACAGCTGAAATAGATGGGGCACCGGACGAGATGGTGGCGGAAATCCGAAGTCAACTTCAGCTGCCGTTCGCCGCAAAATCGATTTCCCCTGTGTCTCGCGACGAGTGA
- a CDS encoding DUF1800 domain-containing protein translates to MASQGQAGHHDWQDDLSPIGAEDWNYDRAAHLIERAGFGATPAEIEALAAMTPDEIVRWLVNYESVPNGNLPAFEHSGIFEPGLDPFPPSRPATTALGRANGEALGVRVKPAGNRRLQPVVNKFFYWLRASMLETRRVAYWWGGRMLATERPLEEKMTLFWHGHFATIESKVRDYRKMLLQNETLRQKATGNFGELLLAVAQDPAMLAFLDAGVNVAGAPNENFAREVMEIFSMGVGNYSETDIREAARAFTGWYFDNLTFVVNAHQHDTGAKTFLGQSGNFDGAEVVRIILEQPVTAEYISARLYRFFVREDLSPALNARLAAILRDADYELKPLLRAIFLSRDFYSATSVGSHIKSPVELVISSYRKLGLHTLPGIPDFNESTGVLGQALFWPPTVAGWAGGRSWVTPGLLLERGNFARRVLFPDIDFVPHDIYASDGLIREVHRRTVTGADITTATMPPVADAGGMMAESNMMADRSEDFNTRFGSYRGWQMAIERVKPIPRAAAVLDLARMVREAGLTTTTEVVNHMLMRLLRVPLGATERNMLVSFLDQELGTSDIVRAESYLEDGLRMLVHLIMSQPEYQLG, encoded by the coding sequence ATGGCGTCTCAGGGGCAAGCTGGTCATCATGACTGGCAGGATGATCTGAGCCCGATCGGTGCCGAAGATTGGAACTACGACCGTGCGGCGCATCTCATCGAGCGGGCGGGTTTTGGTGCCACGCCGGCCGAGATTGAGGCGCTCGCCGCGATGACGCCGGACGAGATCGTGCGCTGGCTAGTGAACTACGAGTCTGTCCCCAACGGTAATCTGCCGGCTTTCGAACATTCCGGTATCTTCGAGCCCGGCCTCGACCCGTTCCCGCCAAGCCGCCCGGCGACGACCGCGCTCGGCCGTGCCAACGGTGAGGCACTCGGGGTACGCGTGAAGCCTGCGGGGAATCGGCGTTTGCAGCCGGTGGTCAACAAGTTTTTCTACTGGCTGCGCGCCAGCATGCTAGAGACCCGCCGTGTCGCCTATTGGTGGGGCGGGCGCATGCTCGCGACCGAGCGACCGCTCGAAGAGAAGATGACGCTCTTCTGGCACGGGCATTTTGCCACCATCGAAAGCAAGGTCCGCGACTATCGCAAGATGCTGCTGCAGAATGAGACCTTGCGCCAGAAAGCCACGGGTAATTTCGGCGAGTTGCTGCTTGCGGTCGCCCAGGATCCGGCCATGCTCGCCTTCCTCGACGCCGGGGTGAACGTTGCCGGGGCCCCGAACGAGAACTTCGCCCGAGAGGTCATGGAAATCTTCAGCATGGGCGTCGGCAATTATTCCGAGACCGATATTCGTGAGGCGGCACGAGCCTTCACGGGCTGGTATTTCGATAATCTCACATTCGTGGTCAACGCCCACCAGCATGACACGGGAGCCAAGACCTTCCTCGGCCAAAGCGGCAATTTCGACGGCGCTGAGGTGGTCCGTATCATTCTCGAGCAACCTGTCACAGCCGAGTACATTTCGGCCAGGCTTTACCGCTTTTTTGTGCGCGAAGACTTATCACCGGCGCTCAATGCCAGGCTGGCCGCGATCCTGCGCGATGCGGACTACGAGCTGAAGCCGCTGCTGCGCGCCATATTTCTGTCGCGCGACTTCTACAGCGCGACGTCTGTCGGCAGCCATATCAAGAGTCCGGTCGAGCTGGTCATCTCGAGCTATCGCAAGCTGGGGTTGCACACCCTCCCGGGCATCCCGGACTTTAACGAGTCCACCGGTGTGCTTGGCCAGGCACTATTTTGGCCGCCGACCGTCGCCGGCTGGGCCGGCGGGCGCAGCTGGGTCACGCCGGGCCTGCTGCTCGAGCGCGGTAATTTTGCCCGGCGTGTGCTGTTCCCGGACATCGATTTCGTGCCGCACGATATCTATGCATCGGATGGCCTGATCCGCGAGGTGCATCGGCGGACTGTGACCGGCGCGGACATCACCACGGCGACCATGCCGCCGGTGGCGGATGCGGGCGGCATGATGGCCGAATCCAACATGATGGCCGACCGGAGCGAGGACTTTAATACCCGCTTTGGCAGCTATCGCGGCTGGCAGATGGCGATTGAGCGGGTCAAGCCCATCCCGCGCGCCGCCGCCGTGCTCGATCTTGCCCGCATGGTGCGCGAGGCTGGGCTGACAACGACCACCGAAGTGGTCAATCATATGCTCATGCGCCTGCTACGCGTGCCGCTCGGTGCGACCG
- a CDS encoding iron-containing alcohol dehydrogenase, with protein MSDSVPAMITQPRLMMVGGGACGEAAASMARIGVSRPLIVTDAFIHDSGMLARLTDGLDDAEIAYEVFADTVPDPTTEVVDTGADVLRAGNFDSMIAIGGGSPIDTAKAMGVLATHGGQMHDYKVPAQVDSSDYPIVAIPTTAGTGSEVTRFTVITNTETDEKMLCMGLGYVPVCALIDYTLSMTMPLRLTADTGIDTLTHAIEAYVSKKQNPFADSMALSCMRLVAGSIRTACATPDDAAAREAMMLAATQGGLAFSNASVCLVHGMSRPIGAHFHVPHGLSNAMLLPAVTAFSAPQAVDRYADCARAMSVADAEVGDQAAVAMLVEELRALNAELEVPSPEAYGIDADKYRELTPTMAKQALASGSPGNNPRVPSAEEIVSLYEEVWA; from the coding sequence ATGAGCGATAGCGTGCCGGCGATGATCACCCAGCCGCGCTTGATGATGGTCGGCGGTGGCGCCTGTGGCGAGGCGGCCGCGTCCATGGCGCGGATAGGGGTGTCGCGGCCTTTGATCGTCACGGATGCTTTCATCCATGATAGCGGCATGCTGGCACGCCTGACCGATGGCCTGGACGACGCGGAGATCGCCTATGAGGTGTTCGCCGACACCGTGCCCGATCCAACAACCGAGGTGGTTGATACGGGAGCCGATGTGCTGCGTGCCGGTAACTTCGACAGCATGATCGCGATCGGCGGCGGCAGCCCCATCGATACCGCCAAAGCCATGGGAGTGCTCGCCACCCACGGTGGCCAGATGCACGATTACAAAGTCCCGGCCCAAGTCGATTCAAGCGACTATCCGATCGTCGCCATTCCCACCACCGCCGGCACCGGCTCTGAGGTGACGCGCTTTACCGTCATCACCAATACCGAAACCGACGAGAAAATGCTCTGCATGGGTCTCGGCTATGTGCCCGTCTGTGCGTTGATCGACTACACCCTGAGCATGACCATGCCGTTACGTTTGACGGCCGACACGGGCATCGACACGCTGACCCACGCCATCGAGGCATATGTGAGCAAAAAGCAAAATCCTTTTGCCGATTCCATGGCTCTATCTTGCATGCGTCTGGTGGCGGGCAGCATCCGCACCGCATGCGCCACGCCAGACGATGCCGCGGCGCGCGAAGCCATGATGCTAGCGGCGACCCAGGGCGGGCTCGCCTTCTCCAATGCCAGTGTCTGCCTGGTGCATGGCATGAGCCGGCCCATCGGCGCGCACTTCCACGTGCCGCATGGGCTGTCGAATGCCATGCTACTACCGGCGGTAACCGCCTTCTCGGCGCCGCAAGCAGTCGACCGCTATGCCGATTGCGCCCGCGCCATGAGTGTGGCCGATGCCGAGGTGGGTGATCAGGCCGCCGTCGCCATGCTGGTAGAGGAGCTGCGGGCGCTCAATGCCGAACTCGAGGTGCCGAGTCCCGAAGCCTACGGCATCGACGCCGACAAGTATCGTGAGCTGACGCCAACCATGGCCAAACAGGCTCTCGCGTCTGGCTCGCCCGGCAATAATCCGCGTGTTCCTAGCGCCGAGGAGATCGTCTCGCTTTACGAGGAGGTCTGGGCCTGA
- a CDS encoding acyl-CoA dehydrogenase family protein, protein MTFSRTEEQDQIVNTVARICSDFDDAYWLSCEREAAFPHDFCAALAADGWLGIAMPEAYGGSGLGVTEAALMMATIAASGAAMSGCSAVHMNIFGPNPIVVFGTDEQKERFLPPLIKGRERACFAVTEPDAGLDTTRIVTRAKRDGNGYRIDGRKVWTSTAQVANKVLILARTTPIEECEKPVEGLSLFYTDLDRDAVDVRRIDKMGRHAVDSNELLIDGLKVPDEDRIGEEGMGFRYLLHSLNPERILVAAEAVGIGRSALSRAARYARERVVFGRPIGQNQAIQHPLAECWAELEAADLMTFKAAELYDSRKPCGLEANAAKLLAARAGHHACERAVMTHGGYGYAAEFHVERLLREIWISRLAPVSEQLVLCYIAEQALDLPKSY, encoded by the coding sequence GTGACTTTCAGCCGCACCGAAGAGCAGGACCAAATCGTCAATACCGTCGCCCGCATATGCAGCGATTTCGATGATGCCTATTGGCTCAGCTGCGAGCGCGAAGCCGCCTTCCCACACGATTTCTGCGCGGCACTAGCAGCGGATGGCTGGCTCGGTATCGCCATGCCTGAAGCCTATGGCGGCAGCGGCCTGGGCGTCACCGAAGCGGCCCTGATGATGGCTACGATCGCCGCCTCGGGCGCTGCGATGTCGGGCTGCTCGGCCGTACACATGAACATCTTCGGCCCCAATCCGATCGTCGTCTTCGGCACTGACGAGCAGAAAGAACGCTTTTTGCCCCCCTTAATTAAAGGCCGCGAGCGCGCCTGCTTCGCGGTCACCGAGCCTGATGCCGGGCTCGACACGACCCGCATCGTCACCCGCGCCAAGCGCGACGGCAACGGCTACCGCATCGACGGCCGCAAGGTCTGGACCTCAACAGCACAGGTAGCCAACAAGGTGCTCATTCTCGCCCGCACCACGCCAATCGAGGAATGCGAAAAGCCCGTCGAGGGCTTGAGCCTGTTCTACACGGATCTCGACCGTGACGCGGTGGACGTGCGTCGCATCGACAAGATGGGTCGACATGCCGTGGATTCGAACGAGCTCCTTATCGACGGCCTCAAGGTACCTGACGAAGATCGCATCGGCGAGGAAGGCATGGGCTTTCGTTATCTTCTCCATAGTCTAAATCCCGAGCGCATTTTGGTGGCGGCCGAGGCAGTCGGCATCGGTCGCTCGGCGCTTTCTCGGGCCGCAAGATACGCCCGCGAGCGCGTTGTCTTCGGCCGTCCTATCGGCCAGAACCAAGCCATCCAGCATCCGCTCGCCGAATGCTGGGCCGAGTTGGAGGCGGCCGATTTGATGACCTTTAAGGCGGCCGAACTCTACGACAGCCGCAAACCTTGCGGCCTCGAGGCCAACGCCGCCAAACTGCTCGCCGCCCGCGCCGGCCATCATGCCTGCGAACGTGCTGTGATGACCCACGGCGGCTATGGCTATGCCGCCGAGTTCCACGTCGAGCGCCTACTGCGTGAGATCTGGATCAGCCGACTCGCCCCCGTCAGCGAACAGCTCGTGCTCTGCTACATCGCCGAACAGGCGCTGGATCTACCGAAGTCATATTAA